The Fusobacterium necrophorum subsp. necrophorum genome has a window encoding:
- the dsdA gene encoding D-serine ammonia-lyase has protein sequence MLKKTDVIQKLEKKEEMVWINPKKIDYKTYEENLPVSDEELLQAEKRLERFAPFLQKVFPETAPTKGIIESPLEEIFQMQKTLEEKYKVKIPGTLYLKMDSHLPVAGSIKARGGVYEVLKHAEDLAMEAGLLKIGDNYAILAEDRFKKFFSKYKIQVGSTGNLGLSIGITSAALGFQVIVHMSADAKQWKKDMLRSKGVQVIEYDSDYGKAVEEGRKNSNLDPMSYFVDDEKSMNLFLGYTVAAKRLKKQLDEKEIIIDERHPLIVYIPCGVGGAPGGVAYGLKRIFKENVHIFFVEPTLAPCMLLGMESGLHEKISVNDIGIYGMTHADGLAVARPSGLIGRLMEPILSGIFTVQDYKLYDYLRCLDETENKRIEPSSCAAFEGVASLFNYEESKKYVDDFLGDTVKNAYHICWATGGSMVPEEDMKEFLKTYLK, from the coding sequence ATGTTAAAGAAGACTGATGTAATTCAAAAATTGGAAAAAAAGGAAGAAATGGTATGGATTAACCCTAAAAAAATAGATTATAAGACATATGAAGAAAATCTGCCGGTTTCAGATGAAGAATTGTTGCAAGCGGAAAAGAGATTGGAGAGATTTGCTCCCTTCCTTCAAAAAGTATTTCCGGAAACGGCTCCTACAAAAGGAATTATTGAATCGCCCTTAGAGGAAATTTTTCAGATGCAGAAGACTTTGGAAGAAAAATATAAGGTAAAAATTCCCGGAACATTATATTTGAAAATGGACAGTCACTTACCTGTAGCCGGTTCCATAAAAGCCAGAGGAGGAGTTTATGAAGTGTTAAAACACGCTGAGGATTTGGCAATGGAAGCGGGCTTATTAAAAATAGGAGATAATTATGCCATATTGGCAGAGGATAGATTTAAGAAATTTTTCTCGAAGTATAAAATTCAAGTCGGGTCGACCGGAAATTTAGGATTAAGTATAGGGATTACCAGTGCAGCATTAGGATTTCAGGTGATTGTTCATATGTCGGCAGATGCAAAACAGTGGAAAAAAGATATGTTGCGTTCTAAAGGAGTTCAGGTCATAGAATATGACAGTGACTATGGAAAAGCGGTAGAAGAAGGAAGAAAAAATTCAAATTTAGACCCTATGAGTTATTTCGTGGACGATGAAAAATCTATGAATTTATTTTTAGGATACACTGTTGCAGCAAAAAGACTGAAAAAACAATTGGACGAAAAAGAAATTATAATAGATGAAAGACATCCTTTGATAGTATATATTCCTTGTGGTGTGGGAGGAGCTCCCGGGGGAGTAGCCTATGGATTGAAAAGAATTTTTAAAGAGAATGTACATATTTTTTTCGTGGAACCTACTTTGGCACCTTGTATGTTACTTGGAATGGAAAGCGGATTACATGAAAAAATCAGTGTCAATGATATCGGAATTTATGGAATGACTCATGCCGACGGATTGGCGGTGGCAAGACCTTCAGGGTTGATAGGAAGATTGATGGAGCCTATTTTGAGTGGGATTTTTACCGTGCAGGATTATAAATTATATGATTATTTACGTTGTTTAGATGAAACGGAAAATAAGAGAATAGAGCCTTCTTCTTGTGCGGCATTCGAAGGGGTAGCTTCTCTTTTCAATTATGAAGAAAGCAAAAAATATGTGGATGATTTTTTGGGAGATACTGTTAAGAATGCCTATCATATTTGTTGGGCTACCGGTGGAAGTATGGTACCGGAGGAAGATATGAAAGAATTTTTAAAGACATATTTAAAATGA